The nucleotide window TTCATACTCTATTTGGAGCAAAGAAAATGAAAATCTGATAGAAATACGAATAGGCATACATAGAGTGTTAGGCGATTCTAATTCGACGCGTATATAATTACATTGACTTTTCGTATATATTTACTTAGAATTTTAAAAAGACGTAATTTCTTATCTAGAGAGGTGGAGGGACTGGCCCTTTGAAGCCTCGGCAACGGATTCCTTTGGAATACCGTGCCAATTCCAGCAAGCTGCGCGCTTGGAAGATGAGAAAGGACGAAGATGCTTTTGTGAGGTAAAAGTATGTTCAGCTCCTTTCTTGGTGTAGGAAAGGGGCTTTTTTATGTATAGGCTGTGTTAAAGCCCAATGTTAATCATTTGCACTTGTTGATTGGAGTGAAAGGGATGAGACTCCCTGACCGCTCGCTGAAAGCGAACCCCCGTAACGGAAAGCAACAACAAACCATTAACCGAGCCTATGTATAAAAAATCAAAAGCCCTACATAAAAGGAGGATGAAATGAAACAGATAGAGCAGCAAGCACCGTCTGCATATTTACAGATTATAAAAGAATCAAAGAAGATTGGTTTTAATCAATTTTGTGACTATAAAACAGGCTTTTTCTTAAAAGGATTAGCCGCAGCGAAACAAAGTGGCAGATTTTTAGAACTGGGAACAGGAACAGGGGCATCGGCTTCTTGGATTTTAGAAGGTATGGATGAAACCAGCACATTGATAACTGTTGATATTGATCCTGCTGTTCACGCCGTAGCAAAACAAATGCTGGGACATGATACACGTATTACATTTCATTGCGAAGAGGGAAGTGCATTTATTCAAACGATGACCGAAACGTTCGACTTTATCTTTGCGGATACATGGCCAGGAAAATTCGACTTGCTGGATAAAACACTAGAGCAGCTGAATGTTGGTGGATTTTATGTCATTCATGACGTATTACCGCATGAAAAATTGCCGGAAGAGTACCGTATTAAAGCGCCAACGTTAGTGCAAGCATTGCGAAATAGAAAAGATATGACTATAACTGA belongs to Ectobacillus sp. JY-23 and includes:
- a CDS encoding O-methyltransferase, whose product is MKQIEQQAPSAYLQIIKESKKIGFNQFCDYKTGFFLKGLAAAKQSGRFLELGTGTGASASWILEGMDETSTLITVDIDPAVHAVAKQMLGHDTRITFHCEEGSAFIQTMTETFDFIFADTWPGKFDLLDKTLEQLNVGGFYVIHDVLPHEKLPEEYRIKAPTLVQALRNRKDMTITEMDWSTGVLLAIKTAE